In the genome of Lacerta agilis isolate rLacAgi1 chromosome 2, rLacAgi1.pri, whole genome shotgun sequence, one region contains:
- the LOC117040500 gene encoding 17-beta-hydroxysteroid dehydrogenase type 6-like, whose protein sequence is MWLLWAVLLFFVIRWYLERQKVENLREKYVFITGCDSGFGNQLARQLDGEGLKVLAACFTQKGAEELERLTSDRLKTTLLDVTSTESIAAATEWAKGCVGDKGLWGLVNNAGIVEALVPNEWLDKDAFVRVLNVNLVGLIDVTLHMLPLVRKARGRVVNVSSILGRLAVYGGGYCPSKYGVEAFSDSLRRELRPFGVKVAMVEPGYFRTNMTNVQHSMSVLEQQWVRTPQEVKDSYGQTYYERVRQMFKESLITRCSPNLYLVTDCMEHALTSRHPRTRYSGGWDSQFFFVPLSYMPTALADLVLTWSWPKPAQAV, encoded by the exons ATGTGGCTCCTTTGGGCAGTCTTGCTGTTCTTTGTGATCCGATGGTACCTGGAAAGGCAGAAGGTGGAAAACCTCCGAGAGAAGTATGTCTTCATCACTGGCTGCGACTCCGGCTTTGGGAACCAGCTCGCCAGGCAGCTGGACGGTGAGGGGCTGAAGGTGTTGGCAGCCTGCTTCACACAGAAAGGGGCGGAAGAGCTGGAGAGGCTCACATCAGATCGGTTGAAAACCACTCTCCTGGATGTCACCAGCACAGAGAGCATTGCAGCAGCGACCGAGTGGGCGAAAGGGTGCGTCGGAGACAAAG GGCTCTGGGGCTTGGTCAACAATGCAGGGATTGTGGAAGCGCTGGTACCCAATGAATGGCTGGACAAAGATGCCTTTGTAAGAGTGCTCAATGTCAATCTGGTTGGACTGATTGACGTGACGCTACACATGTTGCCGCTGGTGAGGAAGGCCAGGGGAAGGGTTGTCAACGTGTCCAGCATTCTGGGGCGACTGGCTGTCTACGGAGGAGGCTACTGTCCATCTAAGTATGGGGTGGAGGCGTTCTCCGACTCTCTCAG GCGTGAGCTCCGGCCATTTGGGGTGAAAGTAGCCATGGTGGAGCCAGGCTATTTCCGAACAAACATGACTAACGTCCAGCACAGCATGAGCGTCCTCGAGCAGCAATGGGTCCGCACCCCACAGGAAGTCAAAGATAGCTATGGACAGACCTACTATGAGAGAG tGCGCCAGATGTTCAAAGAGAGTCTCATCACTCGATGCAGCCCTAACCTCTACCTGGTCACTGACTGCATGGAGCATGCCTTGACGTCCCGGCACCCTCGCACCCGCTACTCTGGAGGCTGGGACTCCCAGTTCTTCTTCGTCCCTCTCTCTTACATGCCCACAGCATTGGCAGACCTTGTGCTGACCTGGTCTTGGCCCAAACCTGCTCAGGCTGTGTGA
- the PRIM1 gene encoding DNA primase small subunit, with the protein MADFEPGSLPDLLPLYYRRVFPFGLYGRWLRYGDVSKNYFQRREFSFTLRDDVYVRYQSFNTPLELEKEIQKMCPHKIDIGAVYSHKPIQHNMVHLGAFQAQEKELVFDIDMTDYDDVRRCCSSAEICPKCWTLMTIAIRIIDRALMEDFGIKHRLWVYSGRRGVHCWVCDESVRKWSSNLRSAAVEYLSLVKGGEETIKKVTLPDNIHPFVSESLNVVKRYFREYALVEQDILGSKESYEKVLALVPETVRKELLLEFTKKHDSVKRWELLTKAMERHSNTLKKMVHTESEIMLQYCFPRLDINVSKGINHLLKSPFSVHPKTGRISVPIDLKKLDDFDPFAVPTISRLCHELDTVSNDEEGAKENEGEPENSRRSRDYKKTSLAPYVKVFEQFLEEMEKSHKKERLKASGKGLSQNERVGPVPSWVDVAIILEITLSKVKYMRACEDR; encoded by the exons ATGGCAGATTTCGAACCCGGCTCCCTGCCCGACCTTTTGCCGCTGTACTACCGCCGCGTCTTCCCCTTCGGCCTTTACGGGCGGTGGCTGCGCTACGGCGACG TGTCAAAGAATTACTTTCAGCGAAGGGAGTTTTCGTTCACGCTCCGCGATGACGTCTACGTGCGGTACCAGTCTTTCAACACACCCTTGGAATTGGAAAAAGAGATCCAGAAAATGTGCCCTCACAAAATTGACATTGGGGCTGTGTATTCGCACAAG CCCATCCAGCACAACATGGTACACCTGGGTGCCTTCCAAGCCCAGGAGAAAGAGCTCGTATTTGATATAGACATGACAGATTACGATGACGTTAGAAGATGCTGCAG CTCTGCAGAGATCTGCCCCAAGTGCTGGACTCTGATGACCATTGCCATCCGCATCATAGATCGGGCACTCATGG AGGACTTCGGCATCAAGCACCGCCTCTGGGTGTACTCGGGACGGAGAGGCGTTCATTGCTGGGTGTGTGACGAATCGGTCAGGAAGTGGTCTTCAAATCTCCGCTCTGCAGCAGTGGAATATCTCTCCCTTGTGAAG GGTGGCGAAGAGACCATCAAGAAGGTGACTCTTCCGGACAACATCCACCCTTTCGTCAG CGAATCTCTAAATGTGGTGAAGCGTTACTTCAGAGAGTATGCACTTGTCGAGCAGGACATTCTTGGAAGTAAAGAGAGCTATGAAAAAGTGTTGGCTTTGGTCCCAGAGA CGGTTCGAAAAGAACTGCTCCTGGAATTCACTAAAAAGCACGATTCAGTCAAGCGCTGGGAGCTTTTGACAAAAGCAATGGAAAGACACAGT AACACACTCAAGAAAATGGTGCACACTGAGTCTGAGATCATGCTTCAGTACTGCTTTCCGCGGCTAGATATTAACGTCAGCAAAGGAATCAACCACTTGTTGAAGAGCCCCTTCAGCGTTCACCCCAAAACAG GACGTATTTCAGTTCCAATCGACCTGAAGAAACTGGATGATTTTGACCCATTTGCTGTTCCCACTATAAG ccGCCTCTGTCACGAGCTGGACACAGTTAGCAATGACGAGGAAGgtgcaaaagaaaatgaagggGAGCCCGAAAACTCTCGGCGAAGCAGAG ATTACAAGAAAACCAGCCTGGCTCCATACGTGAAAGTCTTTGAGCAGTTCCTGGAGGAAATGGAAAAATCTCACAAAAAGGAACGTCTCAAGGCTAGCGGTAAGGGTTTGAGTCAGAATGAGAGGGTTGGCCCTGTGCCGTCT TGGGTTGATGTGGCTATCATTCTGGAGATAACCCTCTCCAAAGTAAAGTACATGAGAGCTTGTGAAGACCGGTGA